Proteins from one Pyrococcus kukulkanii genomic window:
- a CDS encoding phosphate signaling complex PhoU family protein, which produces MRRLLDLGLEQIRKLLEEMGREALASLGYAKLSLDGEFNDAEEVAAKLKLIREEILDIATELLVRYSPVASDLRFIQSAIDVSYDLYRISRYAMEIERTMKILGELRSEIVKEAFELTMEAVKTAIEAFSSLDEVASGRILEIDNKVDELYISSLRRIKECHPGEALILRHLERICDHAKEIGGKVIYVKEGKRV; this is translated from the coding sequence ATGAGGAGGTTACTCGATTTGGGTTTAGAGCAGATAAGGAAACTCCTAGAGGAAATGGGGAGAGAAGCTCTAGCCTCCCTGGGGTACGCAAAGCTTTCTCTAGATGGTGAATTCAATGATGCGGAGGAAGTAGCCGCAAAGCTGAAGCTGATAAGGGAGGAAATACTTGATATAGCCACGGAGCTATTGGTCAGGTATTCTCCAGTAGCTTCAGACCTGAGGTTCATACAGAGCGCAATTGACGTTAGTTACGACCTCTACAGGATCTCGCGCTACGCCATGGAAATAGAGAGGACAATGAAAATCCTGGGAGAGCTAAGGAGCGAGATAGTAAAGGAAGCATTTGAGCTGACGATGGAAGCAGTTAAGACTGCAATCGAAGCTTTCTCAAGTCTTGACGAGGTGGCGAGTGGGAGGATACTTGAGATAGACAATAAGGTCGACGAGCTGTACATAAGCTCCCTGAGGAGAATTAAGGAGTGTCATCCTGGGGAAGCCCTGATACTGAGACACCTGGAAAGGATATGCGACCACGCGAAAGAAATTGGAGGGAAGGTGATTTACGTTAAGGAAGGAAAGAGAGTTTAG
- a CDS encoding helix-turn-helix transcriptional regulator, with protein sequence MKKLAIIILLLLLPKVLAYNVTIKVFPDGYALVKILENVSVGENVSVFLPIQDFTNLSVKINDKEVSFVFMNNGIVVYPGESGVLEVSYLTSELTSKKGKIWRVNLPFNDTKVVILPQDSVIVGLSGIPLSINGNSVVMPRGTQYIEYVFEHCIATRTVTITKTVAVAEKISDTRKTALALLFGLLIGLGVGIFGKEIRFKRLKGITLEELSEKFNLNEDERAVIMYIADHGGKVRQADIRNELGIPRTTTWRILKRLESLNIVKLEKINNETWAVLNIELKTKD encoded by the coding sequence ATGAAAAAACTTGCGATAATAATTTTACTCCTGCTCCTGCCCAAAGTTCTCGCTTATAATGTAACGATCAAAGTTTTCCCCGATGGTTATGCACTAGTTAAAATCCTAGAAAATGTAAGTGTAGGAGAGAACGTTTCGGTGTTCCTCCCTATCCAAGATTTTACAAATTTATCTGTAAAGATAAATGACAAAGAGGTATCTTTTGTATTCATGAATAATGGAATCGTCGTTTATCCTGGGGAATCAGGAGTTCTTGAAGTTTCCTACTTGACATCGGAGCTGACATCGAAAAAAGGAAAAATCTGGAGGGTTAATTTACCTTTCAACGACACGAAAGTGGTAATTCTGCCTCAAGATTCCGTAATTGTTGGCTTATCTGGAATTCCCTTAAGCATAAATGGCAACTCCGTTGTCATGCCTAGGGGAACACAGTACATAGAGTACGTTTTCGAACATTGCATTGCGACGAGAACCGTGACTATAACTAAGACGGTGGCTGTAGCTGAGAAAATTAGTGACACGAGGAAAACAGCATTAGCTCTGTTATTTGGATTATTAATTGGTTTGGGAGTTGGAATATTTGGAAAAGAGATTAGATTTAAGAGATTAAAGGGAATAACGCTTGAAGAGCTCTCAGAAAAGTTCAACCTTAACGAGGATGAAAGGGCCGTTATAATGTACATTGCTGACCATGGTGGGAAGGTGAGGCAAGCAGATATTAGGAATGAACTTGGTATTCCAAGAACTACAACATGGAGAATTCTAAAAAGACTTGAAAGTTTGAATATAGTAAAATTAGAAAAAATAAATAATGAAACTTGGGCAGTTTTAAATATAGAACTTAAAACTAAGGACTAA
- a CDS encoding DUF134 domain-containing protein has protein sequence MPRGMGWGRGRGRRRKMRMIGFIPQVRHFYPALPPVGPPKSPIIMTYEEFEALRLVDYEGLTQEEAGERMGVSRGTVWRALNSARRKIAQMLVEGRELIILPQGNEVVSDEE, from the coding sequence ATGCCGAGAGGGATGGGATGGGGAAGGGGAAGAGGAAGGAGAAGGAAGATGCGGATGATAGGCTTCATACCTCAGGTTAGACACTTCTATCCAGCGCTACCCCCAGTAGGGCCTCCGAAGTCACCGATAATAATGACGTACGAGGAGTTTGAGGCCCTAAGGCTAGTGGACTATGAGGGACTTACCCAGGAAGAAGCGGGAGAGAGAATGGGAGTTTCAAGAGGAACCGTATGGAGAGCCCTTAATTCAGCAAGGAGGAAGATCGCACAGATGTTGGTTGAGGGGAGAGAATTAATCATTCTACCACAGGGCAATGAAGTGGTAAGTGATGAGGAATGA
- a CDS encoding PPC domain-containing DNA-binding protein, whose protein sequence is MFSGGRIYMFRVPEGEEFIRYMHEFLEKEGVETGIVNAIGTLRDPKVGYFLEGEKRYKVIELRGTYEIASLIGNISLKDGKPFLHAHVVLGNSEGRAFGGHLIEGRVLVAEVFVLELKGERLERKMTEKGLALWP, encoded by the coding sequence ATGTTCTCCGGGGGAAGGATATACATGTTTAGGGTTCCGGAAGGGGAGGAGTTTATAAGGTACATGCATGAGTTCTTGGAGAAGGAGGGAGTTGAGACAGGAATAGTGAATGCCATTGGAACGTTAAGGGATCCCAAGGTAGGCTACTTCCTGGAGGGAGAAAAGAGGTACAAGGTTATAGAGCTGAGGGGAACATATGAAATTGCTTCTCTGATAGGAAACATCAGCCTCAAGGACGGCAAGCCGTTTTTACATGCCCACGTTGTCCTTGGAAATTCAGAGGGCAGGGCCTTTGGGGGTCATTTAATCGAAGGAAGGGTTCTAGTTGCTGAAGTCTTTGTGCTTGAACTGAAAGGTGAGAGGCTTGAAAGAAAAATGACGGAGAAGGGGTTAGCTCTGTGGCCCTAA
- a CDS encoding phosphate ABC transporter ATP-binding protein, whose product MNAIETKDLKISYGNHLVIKGINLEIPKNCIFALMGPSGCGKSTLLRSFNRLLDLNPEAKVEGEVRIFGRNIYSQDVDPREVRRQVGMVFQYPNPFPHLTIYENVAIGPKMNGMAKGKDLDKLVEWALRKAALWDEVKNRLNDYPSNLSGGQRQRLVIARALAMQPSILLMDEPTANIDPVGTAKIEELLFELKKEYTIVLVTHSPSQAARVSDYVAFLYMGKLIEVGPTRKVFENPEHELTEKYVTGALG is encoded by the coding sequence GTGAACGCCATAGAAACGAAAGACCTGAAGATAAGTTACGGGAACCACCTCGTCATAAAGGGAATAAACCTGGAGATTCCGAAGAACTGCATATTCGCGCTTATGGGGCCGAGCGGTTGCGGGAAGTCAACGCTGTTGAGGAGCTTCAACAGGCTCCTCGATCTGAACCCCGAGGCGAAGGTTGAGGGCGAAGTCAGGATATTCGGGAGAAACATCTACTCCCAAGATGTAGACCCCAGGGAAGTAAGGAGACAAGTAGGAATGGTCTTCCAGTACCCTAACCCCTTCCCCCACCTGACGATCTATGAAAACGTCGCGATAGGCCCTAAGATGAACGGTATGGCTAAAGGAAAGGATCTCGACAAGCTGGTAGAGTGGGCCCTGAGGAAGGCCGCCCTTTGGGATGAAGTAAAGAACAGGCTGAACGACTACCCCTCAAACCTCTCCGGTGGGCAGAGGCAGAGGCTCGTTATTGCCAGGGCCCTAGCAATGCAACCTTCGATACTCTTAATGGACGAGCCCACGGCAAACATAGACCCAGTTGGAACCGCAAAGATAGAAGAATTGCTTTTCGAGCTAAAGAAAGAATATACAATAGTTCTGGTCACTCACTCCCCGTCCCAGGCGGCAAGGGTTTCTGATTATGTGGCCTTTCTCTATATGGGCAAGCTCATCGAGGTCGGACCAACTAGGAAGGTCTTTGAGAACCCCGAGCACGAGCTTACCGAAAAGTACGTTACAGGTGCCCTGGGATGA
- the pstC gene encoding phosphate ABC transporter permease subunit PstC, protein MQLRFRDTFSALTLPAISLVFGLLVLMVMVYLYNAMPIFHWEGLAIYTKNIWKAAEEPSKEFYGILAAIWGSVYTSAIAVAIALPLSIAYSIFVVDYASGKIRDALIIVSDIMAGLPTIIYGIWGVFFLVPFLKKYVMQPLYEHLSFIPLFSHPPITGFSYLSAGVLLGIMVTPFASAIIREAYSTIPFTYREAAYSLGLTRYEATKILLGYIKPAIVSGIILAFGRAIGETVAVSLVIGNTFSLTVGLFSPGCTISSLIANQFGNAFIYEHMTSALFAAGLMLFFIGLIVNVTGVLYLRRWEENVKL, encoded by the coding sequence ATGCAGTTAAGGTTTAGGGACACATTCTCAGCCCTTACTCTTCCGGCAATTTCTTTAGTTTTTGGGCTCCTAGTGCTGATGGTGATGGTATACCTCTACAACGCCATGCCGATATTCCACTGGGAAGGGTTGGCAATATACACAAAAAACATCTGGAAGGCTGCGGAAGAGCCCTCGAAGGAGTTTTACGGAATACTTGCGGCGATATGGGGGAGTGTATATACATCGGCCATAGCAGTTGCAATAGCATTACCCCTTTCAATAGCCTATTCGATATTCGTCGTTGACTATGCCTCGGGTAAAATAAGGGATGCCCTGATAATTGTTTCTGACATAATGGCTGGCTTACCAACCATAATCTATGGAATATGGGGCGTGTTCTTCCTGGTCCCTTTCCTAAAGAAGTACGTGATGCAACCCCTGTACGAGCACTTGTCGTTCATACCCTTGTTCTCCCATCCTCCGATAACAGGCTTCAGCTATCTATCAGCCGGAGTGCTCCTTGGTATAATGGTCACTCCTTTCGCGTCAGCGATAATAAGGGAGGCATACTCCACGATTCCATTCACTTACAGGGAAGCAGCTTACTCTTTGGGTCTCACGAGGTACGAGGCCACAAAAATTCTCCTCGGATACATAAAGCCAGCAATCGTTTCCGGAATAATCCTAGCCTTCGGTAGGGCAATAGGTGAAACGGTGGCCGTAAGCTTAGTCATAGGAAACACCTTCAGCTTAACTGTAGGTCTCTTCTCTCCTGGATGCACAATCTCTTCCCTTATAGCGAACCAGTTCGGAAACGCGTTTATATACGAGCACATGACCTCTGCTTTATTTGCAGCGGGCCTCATGCTCTTCTTCATAGGCCTTATCGTGAACGTTACAGGAGTTCTGTACCTCAGGAGGTGGGAGGAGAATGTCAAACTTTAG
- a CDS encoding sugar phosphate isomerase/epimerase family protein, with protein sequence MKTRVGVNSYIVREISGHGISIDELGVDLIELGFDDIKVLTEEGINWSSLDLLSTLNVRFTIHSPTSEGRTIAVDLGRYSRRNIRVMENVFRVAQALNARYVVMHGGDIHESYHKAFINTKRQLMELATIAEEYGVKLVIENLLDNRIGVFPHELIPMFEDNVGFCFDIGHAFITARKYGLDLGSFLTLSPEHVHLHDNMGIRDEHRAIGEGKIPLFVFREILEKGPRNVILEIRRYSSEDSILRSIEFVRRRAIKYAVKV encoded by the coding sequence TTGAAGACTAGAGTTGGAGTGAACTCTTATATAGTGAGGGAAATTTCCGGCCATGGAATTTCCATTGATGAGTTGGGCGTTGATTTGATTGAGCTTGGATTTGATGACATTAAGGTTCTCACGGAAGAGGGGATCAACTGGAGCTCCCTAGACTTACTCTCAACTCTCAATGTTAGATTCACGATTCACTCTCCAACTTCTGAGGGGAGAACTATAGCTGTTGATCTGGGGAGGTACAGCAGGAGAAACATAAGGGTTATGGAGAACGTCTTCAGGGTAGCCCAAGCCCTAAATGCAAGGTACGTGGTAATGCACGGTGGAGATATTCACGAATCGTACCACAAAGCCTTCATAAACACTAAGAGGCAACTCATGGAGCTCGCGACTATAGCCGAGGAGTACGGGGTAAAGCTCGTAATCGAGAACCTTCTAGACAACAGGATTGGGGTGTTCCCCCATGAGCTCATACCGATGTTTGAGGACAACGTTGGCTTCTGCTTTGATATAGGCCACGCCTTCATAACGGCAAGGAAGTATGGCCTAGATCTCGGTAGCTTCCTCACGCTCAGCCCTGAGCACGTGCACCTCCACGATAACATGGGGATTAGAGATGAGCACAGGGCCATAGGGGAAGGCAAAATCCCACTCTTCGTATTTAGGGAGATTCTTGAAAAGGGTCCAAGGAATGTTATACTCGAGATTAGGAGGTATTCTTCCGAAGACTCCATTCTCAGGAGCATAGAATTCGTTAGAAGGAGGGCGATAAAGTATGCAGTTAAGGTTTAG
- the pstA gene encoding phosphate ABC transporter permease PstA, producing MSNFREIKDRAFMVLIVALTLLTILPLFHIIVTVTAKGLPVVLERGLTFVTGTLEEGGIGPAIVGSILLVLLASLIGLPIAYLTGVYAYENPGSILGRATRVLLQVMLEFPTILVGVFVMGLIVVRMGSFSLLAGALALAIIMIPYVAVYTHEALRGIPFTYKEAAYSLGLSRSQVVFRVLTPMAKKGILTGFLIGMAKVAGETAPLLFTIGGAYQVYFQGITKPVGAIPLLIYTFIQSPSEEYHAIAWGASFILLLMFLAIFIPIRMKLREVKM from the coding sequence ATGTCAAACTTTAGAGAAATAAAGGACAGGGCGTTCATGGTCTTAATAGTCGCTTTAACCCTCCTCACGATACTCCCCCTCTTCCACATAATAGTCACGGTAACTGCGAAAGGCTTGCCCGTGGTGCTCGAAAGGGGGTTGACCTTTGTAACTGGAACCCTTGAGGAAGGGGGCATAGGGCCCGCGATAGTGGGAAGTATCCTCCTAGTTTTACTTGCATCTCTCATTGGGCTTCCAATTGCCTACCTAACGGGTGTCTACGCCTACGAAAACCCTGGGAGCATCCTTGGAAGGGCTACAAGGGTGCTACTCCAAGTCATGCTTGAGTTTCCCACGATACTCGTTGGAGTCTTCGTCATGGGGCTCATTGTTGTCAGAATGGGTAGCTTCTCACTATTAGCTGGGGCCCTAGCCCTTGCTATAATAATGATCCCCTATGTTGCAGTCTACACCCACGAGGCCCTTAGGGGAATCCCGTTCACGTACAAAGAGGCCGCTTACTCCCTAGGCCTGTCAAGGAGCCAAGTGGTCTTCAGGGTTCTTACGCCAATGGCAAAGAAGGGAATTCTGACGGGCTTCCTAATAGGAATGGCAAAGGTTGCCGGAGAGACTGCACCTCTGCTCTTCACGATAGGAGGGGCCTATCAAGTCTACTTCCAAGGCATAACAAAACCCGTTGGAGCAATTCCTCTTCTCATATACACCTTTATCCAGAGCCCGAGTGAGGAATACCATGCAATAGCATGGGGAGCCTCATTCATTCTCCTCCTCATGTTCCTCGCGATATTCATTCCGATTAGGATGAAGCTGAGGGAGGTGAAAATGTGA